In the Bifidobacterium catenulatum PV20-2 genome, one interval contains:
- the murF gene encoding UDP-N-acetylmuramoyl-tripeptide--D-alanyl-D-alanine ligase, whose translation MMPMSLEEIAQAVQGRLIAGTAAVNVPVATSAFTDSRQIIEGSVFVAIAGERVDGHDYVPHVGAQGAVVAIVDHAIADAGVPQIVVENTVLALGALAKHNIERRRALGTPFTVVGITGSVGKTTTKDLMKALLSHMGPTVAPVGSFNNEIGLPLTSLKVNAETRFLVAEMGANHVGEIANLTSLVPPDIAVVLKVGVAHLGEFGSVERIAQAKSEIIHGLVPGGLSVLNANDEHVAAMSAFAPGDVMWFGLPNGDGGNPAITAQHVRCDELDHPSFTLENGDGEHAEVTLGICGQHNVMNALAAASVAMRLGMSIGEVASALSDVTAISPHRMAVSTVNKQETSFTLIDDSFNANPDSMKAGLDGLLRWKAGSESQPFRIAVLGAMLELGPDEKDLHVGIGRYALEGGVDALLTVGSASDASLDALAGAMADGASLAGDASHVYWVHDIDEADCLVTRLAVEHPGAVVLLKGSHASGLSALAERWQDLAAQ comes from the coding sequence ATGATGCCAATGAGCTTGGAGGAGATCGCCCAGGCGGTTCAGGGACGGCTGATTGCCGGAACTGCGGCGGTGAATGTGCCGGTGGCCACCAGCGCATTCACCGATTCACGGCAAATCATTGAAGGTTCGGTTTTCGTAGCGATTGCCGGAGAGCGTGTGGACGGTCACGATTACGTGCCGCACGTGGGCGCTCAAGGTGCCGTTGTCGCAATAGTCGACCATGCGATCGCCGACGCCGGTGTGCCTCAGATTGTGGTGGAGAATACGGTGCTGGCCTTGGGGGCGTTGGCCAAGCACAATATCGAGCGCCGTCGCGCGCTGGGGACTCCGTTTACGGTGGTCGGCATCACCGGTTCTGTCGGCAAGACCACCACCAAGGATCTTATGAAGGCGTTGCTGTCTCATATGGGACCGACGGTCGCACCGGTCGGATCGTTTAATAACGAAATCGGCCTGCCTTTGACCTCGCTCAAAGTAAATGCCGAAACTCGTTTTCTGGTAGCGGAAATGGGTGCCAACCATGTTGGGGAAATCGCTAATCTGACGTCGCTGGTGCCGCCGGACATCGCGGTTGTGCTGAAAGTCGGCGTCGCGCATTTGGGCGAATTCGGCTCTGTGGAACGCATCGCGCAGGCCAAGTCGGAAATCATTCATGGCCTCGTTCCCGGGGGTCTTTCCGTGCTGAATGCGAACGACGAGCACGTGGCTGCGATGAGCGCCTTCGCTCCGGGCGACGTGATGTGGTTCGGACTTCCGAATGGTGATGGTGGCAATCCTGCGATCACCGCTCAGCATGTGCGTTGCGACGAGTTGGACCATCCGTCCTTCACTCTGGAAAACGGTGATGGTGAACATGCCGAAGTCACCTTGGGCATCTGCGGTCAGCATAATGTCATGAATGCGCTTGCCGCCGCTTCGGTGGCGATGCGTTTGGGCATGTCGATTGGCGAGGTCGCATCAGCATTGTCGGATGTGACGGCCATCAGCCCCCATCGTATGGCTGTTTCCACCGTGAACAAGCAGGAAACGTCATTCACGCTGATTGATGATTCATTCAACGCCAATCCTGATTCCATGAAAGCTGGTCTTGACGGATTGCTGCGTTGGAAGGCTGGTTCCGAAAGCCAGCCATTCCGTATTGCGGTGTTGGGCGCCATGCTTGAGCTTGGTCCGGATGAAAAGGATTTGCATGTTGGTATCGGCCGGTATGCGTTGGAAGGCGGGGTTGATGCGCTGCTGACGGTTGGCAGTGCATCCGATGCCTCTCTGGACGCTCTGGCAGGTGCCATGGCTGACGGCGCATCATTGGCGGGAGACGCTTCTCACGTCTATTGGGTCCACGATATCGATGAGGCCGATTGTCTTGTGACGCGACTCGCCGTTGAACATCCAGGTGCCGTGGTGCTGCTTAAAGGTTCCCACGCTTCCGGCTTGAGCGCTCTGGCCGAACGTTGGCAGGACCTGGCCGCACAATAG